In the genome of Cellvibrio sp. KY-YJ-3, one region contains:
- a CDS encoding P1 family peptidase yields MLTGLFILNAAAQEEPRVRARDLGVAPGIFSPGTNNAITDVAGVRVGQVTLRKGDKVRTGVTAILPHPGNAYRSRVPAALHVGNGFGKFIGTTQINELGELESPILLTCTLCVWKAADAMVEWMLAQPDMEQVRSLNVVVGETNDGRLNDIRARPITAAAVRTALESAKSGPVQEGSVGAGTGTTAFGWKAGIGTSSRKLPDSLGGFTVGVLVQANFGGVLQVAGAPVGRELDRYAFQNAVAAQENTRGLADDRGDGSIIIVIATDAPLSDRNLQRLASRGMMGLGRTGSSASNGSGDYILAFSTAESVRRQFDAARLQTTELANEQMSAVFQASVDAVEESVYNALFMATTESGNGQTVEAIPLDQVRKVLKAHGIEVPAR; encoded by the coding sequence ATGTTAACGGGGCTCTTCATCCTGAACGCTGCTGCGCAGGAGGAACCGCGAGTACGAGCGCGAGATTTAGGTGTCGCACCGGGTATCTTCAGTCCTGGCACTAACAACGCGATCACCGACGTCGCCGGTGTACGTGTCGGCCAGGTGACGCTGCGAAAAGGCGATAAGGTTCGTACCGGTGTCACCGCGATCCTGCCGCACCCCGGCAATGCCTACCGCTCACGGGTACCCGCTGCATTGCATGTAGGCAATGGCTTCGGCAAATTCATCGGCACCACCCAAATCAATGAGCTGGGCGAGTTGGAAAGCCCGATCTTGTTGACCTGCACCTTGTGCGTGTGGAAGGCGGCCGATGCCATGGTTGAGTGGATGCTGGCGCAACCGGATATGGAGCAGGTACGCTCGCTGAATGTGGTCGTGGGCGAGACTAATGACGGCAGACTCAATGACATACGCGCACGCCCGATCACCGCAGCTGCGGTGCGTACTGCATTGGAAAGCGCGAAGAGTGGGCCGGTGCAGGAAGGTAGCGTTGGTGCAGGCACCGGCACTACGGCATTCGGCTGGAAGGCAGGTATAGGAACGTCATCGCGCAAACTGCCCGACAGCTTGGGTGGATTTACGGTGGGTGTGCTGGTACAGGCTAACTTCGGTGGAGTACTGCAGGTGGCAGGTGCGCCCGTGGGGCGTGAGCTGGATCGCTATGCGTTCCAAAACGCAGTCGCTGCGCAAGAGAACACCCGTGGATTAGCCGATGACCGCGGCGATGGCTCAATCATTATTGTGATCGCCACCGATGCGCCCTTATCGGATCGCAATCTGCAGCGCTTGGCCTCACGCGGCATGATGGGATTGGGGCGTACCGGCAGTTCCGCATCCAACGGTAGCGGCGATTACATATTGGCATTTTCGACTGCCGAATCGGTGCGACGCCAATTTGATGCGGCGCGGTTGCAAACTACCGAATTGGCGAACGAGCAAATGAGCGCTGTATTCCAGGCCAGCGTGGATGCAGTGGAAGAGTCGGTCTACAACGCCTTGTTTATGGCGACCACGGAAAGTGGCAATGGTCAAACAGTGGAGGCTATTCCGCTGGATCAGGTGCGGAAAGTGCTGAAGGCTCACGGTATAGAAGTACCTGCGCGATAG
- a CDS encoding GFA family protein gives MIYQGSCHCGAITFEVEAPDEVEVENCNCSICNMSGFLHLIVPQRSFRLSSGEDNITTYTFNTGVAKHKFCKTCGIKPFYIPRSNPDGVDVNLRCLTPQPKAVKIVAFDGQNWEQHAYTLAHKSL, from the coding sequence ATGATCTACCAAGGCAGCTGCCATTGCGGCGCAATAACATTTGAAGTGGAAGCCCCCGACGAAGTGGAAGTCGAAAACTGTAATTGTTCGATCTGCAATATGAGCGGTTTTTTACATTTGATTGTGCCGCAGCGCAGTTTTCGCCTCAGCAGTGGCGAGGACAACATCACTACTTACACATTCAACACCGGTGTAGCCAAGCACAAGTTTTGCAAAACCTGCGGTATCAAACCCTTTTACATTCCCCGCTCAAACCCGGATGGGGTGGATGTCAATTTGCGCTGCTTAACACCGCAGCCAAAAGCAGTAAAAATTGTGGCTTTTGACGGACAAAATTGGGAGCAACATGCTTATACCCTTGCGCATAAAAGCCTTTAA